The following coding sequences lie in one Kamptonema formosum PCC 6407 genomic window:
- a CDS encoding metal ABC transporter ATP-binding protein has translation MLEVQNLAVSYQGECALKSISFKLEPGQLVGVLGPNGAGKSTLVKAMLGLVPIRCGRVLYEGRQLKDQLRRVAYVPQRSQIDWDYPVTVWNVVMMARTVQTGWFRKPSRQSQELASSALKRVGMWEYRSRQIGELSGGQQQRIFLARSLAQQADVFFFDEPFNAIDKTTEEIVFDIFRELKAQNKTLLVISHDLGETLKQYDRLLLINKQLIAAGFRREVLTAANIQKAYGYDLSLVSA, from the coding sequence ATGTTAGAAGTTCAAAACTTGGCCGTCAGTTATCAAGGGGAGTGCGCTCTCAAAAGTATTAGTTTCAAGTTAGAACCAGGACAGTTAGTTGGAGTCCTTGGCCCCAATGGAGCGGGGAAAAGTACCTTAGTAAAAGCGATGCTGGGATTAGTACCTATTCGGTGTGGTCGGGTGTTGTATGAAGGGCGACAGTTGAAGGATCAGTTACGGCGGGTTGCTTATGTACCGCAGCGATCGCAAATTGACTGGGACTATCCGGTGACAGTCTGGAATGTGGTGATGATGGCCCGCACAGTGCAGACAGGTTGGTTCCGCAAACCTTCTCGCCAGTCCCAAGAATTAGCTTCATCAGCATTGAAGCGAGTAGGGATGTGGGAATACCGATCGCGGCAAATTGGGGAACTATCAGGGGGACAACAGCAGCGGATATTTTTAGCGCGATCGCTCGCTCAGCAAGCAGATGTGTTTTTCTTTGACGAACCGTTTAACGCGATCGACAAAACCACAGAAGAGATCGTCTTCGATATTTTTCGAGAACTGAAAGCCCAAAATAAAACTTTGCTGGTAATTAGCCACGATTTAGGTGAAACTTTAAAACAATACGATCGTTTATTATTGATAAATAAGCAGCTAATTGCGGCAGGATTTCGTCGAGAAGTGCTAACCGCTGCTAATATTCAAAAAGCTTATGGGTACGATTTAAGTTTAGTTTCAGCCTGA
- a CDS encoding metal ABC transporter solute-binding protein, Zn/Mn family has translation MLKRLQIKTRRIWGAAAVAIALELAGCSAGDTNTNNSTPIDTNQSQTTPASTQAQTSQPKPKVVVTTGVLCDLTTKIAQDTIDMTCLIKPGQDPHTYQAQPEDRKAIETANLIFYGGYNHEPTLLKLIQSTTNAAPKIAIHEKAVPKPLMGDEHEHEHEEESHTQEKTETSDPNHKEGELVADPHVWHNAKNGIGIVAVISGELEKLAPSNAELYSRNAKKLTGELEQLDSWIKAQIATIPSDRRKLITTHDALSYYANAYGLEITGALQGVSTEEQPTPKRIAELSEEIKSTGVPTIFAETTVNPKLIETVAREANVKISAQELYSDGLGSPGSGADTYEGMLAENTCAIAQGLGGKCTPLTAQTPK, from the coding sequence ATGTTAAAGAGATTACAAATAAAAACTCGCCGAATTTGGGGTGCTGCTGCTGTGGCGATCGCCTTGGAACTTGCTGGATGCAGTGCTGGAGACACCAATACCAACAATTCAACCCCGATCGATACAAACCAAAGCCAAACTACTCCCGCCTCAACTCAAGCTCAAACCAGTCAACCCAAGCCAAAAGTAGTTGTTACCACTGGTGTTCTGTGCGATCTCACTACCAAAATTGCCCAGGATACGATCGATATGACCTGTTTAATCAAGCCAGGTCAAGATCCCCACACTTATCAAGCTCAGCCAGAAGATCGCAAAGCGATTGAAACAGCAAACCTAATTTTTTACGGCGGTTACAACCACGAACCGACACTGCTGAAGTTAATCCAATCCACCACCAACGCTGCACCCAAAATCGCCATCCACGAGAAAGCTGTTCCGAAACCCTTGATGGGGGATGAACACGAACACGAACACGAGGAAGAGTCCCACACTCAGGAGAAAACAGAAACCTCTGACCCCAACCATAAAGAAGGCGAACTGGTTGCCGATCCCCATGTTTGGCATAATGCTAAGAATGGTATTGGCATTGTGGCGGTGATTAGCGGTGAATTGGAAAAGCTCGCTCCTAGCAATGCCGAACTCTACAGCCGTAATGCCAAAAAACTTACTGGCGAGTTAGAACAGTTGGATAGTTGGATTAAGGCTCAAATTGCCACCATACCCAGCGACAGACGCAAGTTAATTACTACCCATGATGCTTTAAGTTACTATGCCAACGCCTACGGTTTAGAGATTACTGGGGCTTTACAGGGAGTGAGCACAGAAGAACAACCAACGCCGAAACGGATTGCAGAACTTTCTGAGGAAATTAAGTCAACTGGAGTACCGACGATTTTTGCGGAGACAACTGTTAACCCAAAGCTGATAGAGACTGTTGCTAGGGAGGCAAATGTCAAAATTTCCGCCCAGGAACTTTACAGCGATGGGTTGGGTTCGCCTGGAAGTGGTGCTGATACCTATGAGGGGATGTTAGCTGAAAATACTTGTGCGATCGCTCAAGGGTTGGGAGGTAAGTGTACACCTTTGACTGCACAAACGCCTAAATAA
- a CDS encoding NADPH-dependent F420 reductase: protein MAQYTNTGIAQMKIAVIGSGNVCSNLANLFVLAHHQVVLGSRDANKAKEIAEPLGKNASGTTYAEAVIDADVIVIATPWSNNVTKDVIVELGDLSGKIVIDCTNPLVPDYMSNTLGHPISSAEEIAKLIPGAKIVKAFNTIFAEVMAPGKQTFGEHKGTGFYCGDYPEAKDVVAKLIQDAGFEPVDAGVLKNARYLEAMGQLNIQIAYGLRGGTDVGFRYMRR from the coding sequence ATTGCCCAATACACAAATACAGGGATCGCACAGATGAAAATTGCAGTCATCGGCAGTGGTAATGTTTGCAGTAACCTCGCCAACCTCTTTGTTTTAGCACATCATCAAGTGGTTTTAGGTTCACGAGACGCAAACAAAGCAAAAGAGATCGCAGAACCCTTGGGAAAAAATGCAAGCGGAACAACCTATGCTGAGGCTGTCATAGATGCCGATGTCATCGTGATTGCAACGCCTTGGTCAAACAACGTCACAAAGGATGTAATTGTAGAACTGGGCGATTTGAGTGGAAAAATTGTAATTGATTGCACCAATCCCCTTGTTCCAGACTATATGTCAAACACATTAGGTCATCCAATTTCATCAGCAGAAGAAATTGCAAAATTGATTCCCGGAGCAAAAATTGTCAAAGCATTCAACACGATTTTTGCTGAAGTTATGGCACCCGGAAAACAAACTTTTGGCGAACATAAAGGCACAGGATTTTACTGTGGAGATTATCCAGAGGCAAAAGATGTCGTTGCTAAGTTGATCCAAGATGCTGGATTTGAGCCTGTTGATGCGGGAGTCCTCAAGAATGCCAGATACTTAGAAGCAATGGGCCAGCTAAATATCCAAATTGCCTATGGGCTTAGAGGCGGTACTGATGTTGGTTTTCGATATATGCGTCGATAG
- a CDS encoding DUF7219 family protein, with amino-acid sequence MTKESDQFLHPRSRYYGDFTPENLAFNANLQEFAQKITYICSLETGGKISSEKAYKEIKALWKQLKSSKKNLGISEKPPESDEGKSTTE; translated from the coding sequence ATGACTAAAGAGAGTGACCAATTTTTACATCCCCGCAGCCGCTACTACGGTGACTTCACACCAGAGAACTTAGCATTTAATGCTAATTTGCAGGAGTTTGCCCAGAAAATAACTTACATCTGCTCTCTAGAAACTGGCGGAAAAATTAGCTCAGAAAAGGCTTACAAAGAAATTAAGGCACTCTGGAAACAGTTGAAAAGCTCGAAGAAAAATCTGGGAATTAGCGAAAAACCCCCTGAGAGCGATGAGGGAAAATCCACAACTGAATAG
- a CDS encoding metallothionein encodes MTTVTQMKCACSSCLCVVSLTEAIEKNGQYYCSNACADGHPNGTGCGHAGCGCHN; translated from the coding sequence ATGACTACCGTAACCCAGATGAAATGTGCCTGTTCTTCTTGCCTGTGCGTTGTTAGCCTCACCGAAGCCATTGAAAAAAACGGTCAATACTACTGCTCGAATGCCTGTGCTGACGGTCATCCCAATGGCACAGGCTGTGGACACGCAGGCTGTGGATGCCACAACTAG
- a CDS encoding ArsR/SmtB family transcription factor, whose product MPPNSAVNQAVTQAIKKTDTPTCDSPHLVDSDRVQGIQTQVLNSQKAQRMAEFFSLLGDANRLRLLSVLAAQELCVCDLAATLEMSESAVSHQLRALRALRLVSYRKQGRQVFYSLLDRHVLELYRAVAEHLDEEG is encoded by the coding sequence ATGCCGCCTAACTCTGCTGTTAATCAGGCTGTAACCCAAGCTATTAAAAAAACCGATACTCCAACGTGCGATTCCCCCCATCTAGTCGATAGCGATCGCGTACAAGGCATTCAAACCCAAGTTCTCAACTCCCAGAAAGCTCAGCGAATGGCTGAGTTTTTCAGCCTTTTGGGAGATGCTAACCGTCTGCGGCTGTTATCAGTTTTAGCGGCTCAAGAGCTTTGCGTCTGTGACTTAGCAGCAACGCTAGAGATGAGTGAATCGGCAGTATCCCATCAATTGCGGGCGTTGCGGGCGTTGCGTTTAGTCAGCTATCGCAAGCAAGGGCGGCAGGTTTTTTACAGCCTTCTCGATCGCCACGTTTTGGAACTTTACAGGGCTGTTGCCGAACACTTAGACGAAGAAGGCTAA
- the aroF gene encoding 3-deoxy-7-phosphoheptulonate synthase: protein MLDAKLTTKSSLEHQTTVKLSEHATIGGKEIIIIGGPCTVESAQQMEEVATRLGLAPIQALRGGVYKPRTSPYSFQGLGVEGLKILADVSQRHHLPIVTEVMSIAQIAPVVTYADMLQIGSRNMQNFELLKAVGQAGKPVLLKRGLSATIEEFVMAAEYILSHGNPDVVLCERGIRSFDNYTRNVLDLGAVVALKQLTHLPIIVDPSHAVGKRELVAPLAKAAIACGADGLIIECHPEPEKSVSDARQALSLEDMIELTNTKEGARD, encoded by the coding sequence GTGTTAGATGCCAAACTCACCACCAAATCTAGCCTTGAACACCAAACCACAGTCAAACTTTCAGAACACGCCACTATTGGCGGTAAAGAAATTATCATTATCGGCGGGCCTTGTACAGTCGAAAGCGCTCAACAAATGGAAGAAGTCGCAACCCGACTAGGACTCGCACCCATTCAAGCTTTACGCGGCGGTGTCTACAAACCCCGCACATCTCCCTATTCTTTCCAAGGTTTAGGAGTCGAAGGACTAAAAATCTTAGCAGATGTCAGCCAACGCCATCACCTCCCAATCGTAACAGAGGTAATGTCAATTGCTCAAATTGCCCCAGTTGTTACCTACGCGGATATGCTTCAAATTGGCAGCCGCAATATGCAAAATTTCGAGCTTTTAAAAGCAGTCGGCCAAGCCGGAAAACCCGTACTACTTAAACGTGGTTTATCCGCCACAATTGAAGAATTTGTGATGGCCGCTGAATACATTTTAAGTCATGGAAACCCTGATGTTGTACTCTGCGAACGAGGTATTCGTAGCTTCGACAATTACACCCGCAATGTCTTAGATTTAGGGGCAGTAGTAGCGCTAAAACAATTAACTCATCTGCCGATAATTGTAGATCCTTCTCATGCAGTGGGCAAGCGGGAATTAGTCGCACCTCTGGCTAAAGCTGCGATTGCTTGCGGTGCTGATGGGTTAATCATTGAGTGTCACCCAGAACCAGAAAAATCGGTTTCCGATGCGCGGCAGGCCCTTTCTTTAGAAGATATGATTGAGTTAACTAACACCAAAGAAGGGGCTAGGGACTAG
- the yqeK gene encoding bis(5'-nucleosyl)-tetraphosphatase (symmetrical) YqeK, whose product MGDTLAISGLRDRVLVWLSERVPPARIEHILGVEQMAAELAILYSIDASKAQVAGLMHDLAKYFKPKLLWEMARAEGLELDSVLEAAPHLLHADISAVVARDEFGVQDEEILQAIANHTLGRPGMSQLSCIVFIADALEPSRGKSPQLEVMRSHSKKNLHAAVWQTCDYAFKYLLETRCLIHPRSILTRNWALQMAKVR is encoded by the coding sequence ATGGGCGATACTTTGGCAATATCGGGGCTGCGCGATCGCGTCTTAGTTTGGCTTTCCGAGCGCGTTCCACCTGCCCGGATCGAGCACATTCTTGGTGTCGAGCAGATGGCGGCTGAGTTGGCAATTCTTTATAGCATAGATGCTTCTAAAGCACAAGTGGCAGGATTGATGCACGATTTGGCTAAATACTTTAAGCCCAAACTTTTATGGGAAATGGCTAGGGCGGAAGGTTTAGAGCTAGACTCAGTGTTGGAAGCTGCGCCACACTTGCTACACGCTGATATTAGCGCGGTGGTTGCTAGAGACGAGTTCGGAGTGCAAGATGAAGAAATATTGCAGGCGATCGCGAATCATACTCTAGGACGGCCTGGTATGAGCCAACTGAGTTGTATCGTGTTTATAGCAGATGCTTTAGAGCCAAGCCGGGGTAAGAGCCCACAGCTAGAGGTAATGCGATCTCACAGCAAAAAAAATCTTCATGCAGCAGTTTGGCAAACTTGTGATTATGCTTTTAAATATTTGCTAGAAACTCGCTGTTTGATCCACCCGCGCAGCATACTGACCCGCAATTGGGCGCTACAAATGGCTAAAGTTCGTTAA
- the rsfS gene encoding ribosome silencing factor: MTNNTQAPYSSTNSSTKVTAIAGNSLDESRALAFAIAEAAEDRKGGNIVLLQVSEVSYLADYFVIVTGFSNAQVRAITQAIAHKVETEWQRMPVRIEGQGEGTWVLMDYGDAIVHILMPHEREFYNLEAFWGHAERIHFSAALRG, encoded by the coding sequence ATGACAAATAACACCCAAGCCCCATATTCTTCTACTAACTCTTCGACTAAAGTTACAGCGATCGCTGGCAATTCTTTAGATGAAAGCCGCGCCTTGGCTTTTGCAATCGCCGAAGCTGCCGAAGACCGCAAGGGAGGTAATATCGTATTACTCCAGGTATCAGAAGTATCTTATTTGGCAGACTACTTCGTGATTGTCACCGGGTTTTCTAACGCGCAAGTACGAGCTATTACCCAAGCGATCGCTCATAAGGTCGAAACAGAGTGGCAGCGGATGCCCGTGCGAATTGAAGGGCAAGGAGAGGGGACTTGGGTACTGATGGACTACGGCGATGCGATCGTCCATATCTTAATGCCTCACGAACGCGAGTTTTACAATCTAGAAGCCTTCTGGGGTCATGCCGAGCGCATCCACTTTTCTGCCGCCCTAAGAGGATAG
- a CDS encoding CGLD27 family protein — protein sequence MRDVSVSTCPVPTEQQPVNEYQELKESWFFSWATLEWPSYLAKLAWLWGWSWLVSGPIAASSFAPLKHPVQFILSGAAGASFILGLALLRLSLGWLYVRSRLANATVVYEESGWYDCQSWPKTPEVLLQDQLIVTYQVQPILQRLRQTVYGLMAFLLAGGIIWYFLLVVSS from the coding sequence ATGAGGGATGTTTCAGTTTCTACCTGTCCAGTTCCCACCGAACAGCAACCAGTCAACGAGTACCAGGAACTTAAAGAGTCTTGGTTTTTTAGCTGGGCCACTCTAGAGTGGCCCAGCTATCTGGCGAAACTCGCCTGGTTGTGGGGATGGAGTTGGCTGGTATCTGGGCCGATAGCTGCATCTAGCTTTGCCCCTCTCAAGCATCCGGTTCAGTTTATACTCAGCGGTGCGGCTGGTGCTAGTTTTATTTTAGGACTGGCATTGCTGCGGCTTTCTTTGGGTTGGTTGTACGTGCGATCGCGCCTCGCAAATGCTACTGTTGTTTACGAAGAGTCTGGCTGGTACGACTGTCAATCCTGGCCGAAAACTCCTGAAGTTTTGCTCCAAGACCAGTTAATTGTCACCTACCAAGTTCAACCGATTCTGCAACGATTGCGTCAGACTGTTTATGGTTTGATGGCATTCCTATTGGCTGGCGGTATAATTTGGTATTTTTTGTTAGTGGTTAGTAGTTAG